The proteins below come from a single Natrinema sp. SYSU A 869 genomic window:
- a CDS encoding DoxX family protein yields the protein MSDSESTVDSVPSRLGRFLFASALAALAVRNLTNLEGRIAYADAKGVPSADSIVPAASGLLLGGSVGIGLWKLPKLSAGSVIAFFAGVTPVMHDFWAVDSESRGEELTSFLQNLALLGAAIAFFKRALEN from the coding sequence ATGTCGGACTCAGAATCTACCGTCGATAGTGTCCCGTCTCGATTGGGCCGCTTCCTCTTCGCGAGCGCGCTCGCCGCCCTCGCGGTTCGTAATCTCACGAACCTCGAGGGTCGCATCGCCTATGCGGACGCGAAAGGCGTTCCGTCCGCCGATTCGATCGTCCCAGCAGCGAGCGGGCTCCTCCTCGGTGGGAGCGTCGGAATCGGGCTCTGGAAGCTTCCGAAGCTGTCGGCTGGAAGCGTGATCGCGTTCTTCGCGGGCGTCACACCCGTCATGCACGACTTCTGGGCGGTCGACTCGGAGTCACGCGGTGAAGAACTTACGTCCTTCCTGCAGAACCTTGCACTACTCGGCGCTGCAATCGCCTTCTTCAAGCGCGCACTCGAGAACTGA